The nucleotide sequence GCTGGACCGGCAGGACTACCGCTGTGCAGAGTGCCGCACGCCTGTGTCCCTGAGTGAGTGTTTGGTGACCCGCGGTTACCATGACAAAGGGCCAATAACACAGCATTCACTTACTGTGTTGACAACCTCTAGTGGCCTGTGGAACGCTGTGCTGTCGCAATCCTCATGTGGACTGTGACTCGACATAATGCAGTCGGATGGGATTGAGCTCTTGGTCATCCGTAGCCATTATCTATGCTCACAAAACCAATACGAAGCATACAGTCACATCTAGGTCGTGGAGTTAAATCAGCTTTGCTAGTGTGTGATCATTAAATGTTACAGCAGTCTACTTGCCAGCATTTCCCTCAACGGGAGGTTTATTGAGGATAAATAGCAAAAGGTCAGCTAAATTGTGGtgtctcattgagttgaatcgTATTGTGGTTCGGTGTTACTATGCAGTGTTTGTTGCATggtttgtgttgtgtgagtgAGTTGTGTCGGTGAGACTTCCATCAATGGCTTGTGTGGCAGGGAGACTTGGTCATGAAGAGTTGTTGCATGGCGTTACAGTGTCTCACCTGCCCCATGCGGAAACCGCTGTGTTGTCCTGTAGGGGGCGTGCCGAGCGAGGCCCGGCAGTGTGACTACACGGGCCAGTACTACTGCAGCACCTGTCACTGGAATGACACCGCGGTGATCCCGGCACGGGTCATCCACAACTGGGACTTTGAGCCACGCAAGGTACATAACTGAGACACGCTCAGGATTTGAGTTGATTTTTATACAGAATCAAGAAACCTGAACAAACATCAAATTTAATCTTATCTGACTTagagcatacattttaaaaagctaggcAAAACAACTGTGATACAAGTTATAGTAAGTACATTCTACAAAATTAATTATCAGCAATAGTGCTGGAAAATAGACAAAACTGAGAAAAAACATAGCAAGCATTAAGCTAGTTCATGAAGCAGCCGACGTCTCGCACTGCTGCTGGATGACAAAGTGCTTGACATGCAAGAGCATGGGATATTCTGCCTGGGTGTTGGGCTCCTGAGATGCTTGTTTCTAGAGTGAGTAACATATAATTTGCAGTGGTAGTCACTATAATAATGTCGTGTTAATGTGACAAATCATAATGTTTCGATATTACAAACTATTTCTCCCTCACCCATtgatttatttgaaacattttagaGCCTGGCTGAGTGTTATGAGCTAGCATTGGCTGTATCCCATAGCCGTTAAACTGCCCACCACTATGAGAGCGGGGAATCTTGGGAGTTGTAGTTATTTACTCATACGGGTATTTCGGAGCATCAGGATAATCAGAGATAGATATATGGACTTGCAAATGGAAATGGCCTAAAGCAACCAAACAActgcaaaaaaaacacagtgaagTTGTACTTTAAACTCTATAAACCTCTGGTTTGAAAAGGAATACTGCTATGCCCAGTTGCTTCTTGCAATTTTCTAAGGAAGGTAAATTTgattctctggaaaatattaaaccTAGTCCTGATTTGTTGATTTGTAAAGTGTGCATTGGTATTGGTGTATAGTAGGATCCTGTTCTATATCTGAACAAGGAAGTGAAAAGCAAACTTGAAACTGGGAAATGTTAACTGGCTGATCAGTAAAAAACTTGGGGGAAGCAGATGTGAAAGGCATTTGACTGTCTGGAACCATAAAGAGGTACTCCGCCTGGTCTCTTTGCAAGTGACAGGTGGAATGTCCCCTccgttaaaataaatataagaaaATGCTAACAACTGCAGTTATATTTCCATAACTGGTGACAAATAAGCCAAAAAAACAGGCCGTCTCAATGTATTGACCATTCCTTCCAGTCAGATGATTCTATGATACCAGTTTAGTTTACGTTGATCAGTCTATACAACATATCTTAAGCACTGTGTTTTTGTACCTGTGTTTGACTTTATGTACTCTAGGCTCTGACGGTTTAACCTGCTCTCTGCTCAGGTATGTCGTTCTTCCATGCGTTACCTGGCACTGATGATTCCCCGGCCTGTACTAAAGCTTAGGGAGGTCAACCCACTGCTCTTCAACTTCGTGGAGGAACTAGTGGAGATCAGGGTGGGtgccaatatacagtacatcagcAACATGAATTATGAATTAATTCACTGTTTTTGTCATGTAAAGGAATTCAAATGTGACTAgcctttagtttttttccttcTGTACTTCCACACAGTAGACCAGGCTTTTGTTTTTGAGTTTCCCCACGAGTCAGCAGTTCCATGTATATTCTATATattcagtgtgtcagtgtgttttgtgGTTTTGTGGGATTTCATACTGACTCAGATAACCAGCTGTTTCTGTCAGTGGGAGATTGGAAGTGTCTGGAAGGAAAACAGTAGTTAGATGAGCTAGTTTAGTCAGCTACAGGAAATATAGACCTTAGAAATAGGGATCCACCTATATATGACTCAAATGGGTGATCAATTCTGACCAATTGTGCCTTTGtttgcttttttttgttgctggaCTCCtatttgaattgtttttattcaatCTTTGTTGCTGTTTTGTACATCCAGGCATTGTATAATATACAATTACAGAAAgagaatgtatttattgtattatatataattgAATTATACTTATGATTTCTCAACGTTTATAATTGGTTTTATTagaacatacagagagagaactTCTGCAtgatttaatttgcatttgttgaaattagaaGCATCATCCGAATGTATATATCTTTTAGTGTCCGTAACAACATCCGTCAGTTGTGTTATCTGCAATTGGTATTTGCCACGAGTTTTCTTATCAATGCATTCCTACAGAAAGGtataattagttgtgtgattgtCCCATGTTGTGGGGTGAGTGACTAGGTTGTGCGTAACGGTCTTCTACCCTGCAGAAGCTCCGTCAGGACATCCTACTGATGAAGCCTTACTTCATCACCTGTAAGGAGGCCATGGAGGCCCGTCTACTACTGCAGGTCAGGACATGGTTCAGATCTCCTCACAGCATGATCACAACACCCCACAAAGTGCATGGAACTGCAGAAGCTAGTCATTGCCTCAGTTGTTTTAAGAGAAAGGCAGAGTGTTATCCAGGTCATACCAAGCCCCCCCCCGAGCACAAGTAATATGTGCTTTGAATAGATGAGAACAGCTTCCTACATGTAACAGCTGTTGGAATTTGTAGTGACATATGTCATAATACTTGATTCAAttaacactttaaaaaaaagtttgcttATTTAGGCAATATTGATATTTACGCATTCACACTTATCAACACTGCAAGGTGGGGTAAGTCTACATGAAACACAGATCTTCTTTAAAGTGGACCTAAAACTCCCCTATGGAGGAAATGAATGGTGTCAgaatgagaaaagagagagTCTGCTTTTCCAGTTTTTCCACTAGGTTTTACGGTGGTTGTTTCACACTATTTCAGTCAGTTGGAAAGCATCTGGGAGGAACCTGTTTTTCATGAGGTCACAATGGAAGGTCTGTGCTGTGACAGCGCCACTCTCTGGGGTTTGATGAATAAACCATTCGGATATAACAATAGGCACGGTATTGCAAGGCGTCTGAAAAAAGAGAACAAAGGCCCCGCACTGAAGGCTTATGCAATTTAGCcatgtttctgtttctgtttgcttTTTGCCAGGATTGAGTGTTTTTCAAGGGTATTGTGTGACAGCTATCCACCCTCCGCAAACTATTGTAATCAGTAGGTTTAATATTAAGATAAGTAAAGAGAACATTTATCCTCACAATTTAGCAGAAGGTCAAGTAAACTAATGTGACGTATTTCAGATGTTAATataaaaatttaacaaaataatgaatgtaacGTTTCCATTTGTTAATGTTCAACAAGAACCTTATTTTAGATGATAAATAAGGACCTGTTTTTCAATGTAGCTCACATACAAAATACTTAAATACTAATTTAGGCTGTGACATTAGTGTTCTGACTTTGGTTTCTGGGGTAATATGTTTCTTATTAATGGTATTGTCAAGTAGTTGTTATAGATACTGATTTACGTGATTTGTCCTGTCGATGAGCATCATCCACACATCCATGTCAGGAGGAGGGGTCAGGACTGAAGGCTTGGATACTGCATCCAGACAAAATGGGAGCTGGGAGCTCGCTGGGAGCTGAAAACTTCCCTTAACCGAAGGTTTATAAAGAACCTAAACGCATCTACAATAACTTTGATACTATCTCAGTTGTGTAGGTACAGCAAATAAAACTGTTAAGGAGACATGGGCTTAATAACCTCTAAATGAATAATTAACAAAGACATTCAGTCTTGTGGGTTCTGGGAGCATGTGAACTTGTGGGTTCTGGGAGCATGTGTCTTGTCTGCCTCTGTTAAACGTTTCTTCTTGCCCTTTCGTGTCTGGCATCCTGCAGTGCATGTGACCATGACCACTTGTCCATGTGCATGAGGCCAGTCTCTGTTTGGATAAACACAGCGGGTTTCGAAAGCAGATGGTCAGACTGGGGTAGGGAGAAGTGCCCCTCCCCCTGCGGCGGTCATGAGAAACGTTAACTCTTATGTCAGAATCTCTTCAGAAGTACACCTTGTCCCCTGTCTTGTCTTTTTAATGATTGCAGTTATGCCATTGGTCAGCAGCAGTAACACATTAAAAGGAGTGGCTTAAGATCAAACTCTCTCCATTAAAGGGACaatatgtcaaatgttttcattgtacGTCTACTTCAACTGAACAATGGATGatgttggtttggatgtgaACGGTTCTTAGTGCCTTCCAGAATACGTTCTACATACTGATTCTTCACATGTCCTCTGACCTTGATGTTCTGGTGCATTGTGACATGCAGTACAGGTGTGAGAGAGGGCTGTTTCTGCATTCATTGGATGTACAATTTGAtctggggccgtattcacaaaacatttggtcttaccactaggagaactcctaaacagcactaaaagatCCTAGCTAAGTTTCCTCCTAAAGCCTATTGACAAAGCTGCTatgaccaacttttactaaagAATGGGGAGAAATCTTTAGCTAGGAGAAAGGGTGGGACTgaccctgttgctatggatgatgtcgtgTTCCACGAAGCCTTCTTACTATGcacacagtgattggctgataggggaggggtctgtCAGTGAATTAATTATAGCAATACTGTCGAAGAATGCATCATGTTACCATATTGAAataagaaattaaaataaaaatgtaggcttattgtcactgattaaacatgaaaccaacaaTGATATAgtgactagtcaagatatgttcagctaattgtcagcctcttacatgtctggcagcttgAAAAGAAAGGCacattcatcttttgatggtgcaagaATTTGTGCAAGAATTTGTCCTTCCTTTTGCACCAAATACACAGGGGGGTCCAGCTATGACCGTGAagtcggctttgtttctttgtaatcGGCGAACATTATGAGGAGTCTGAATGATTTGTCACACAACAtaattgtttgatgtaatattcaaGTGACAGATGACTGTGATATTTATGCAGTTTATCTgtgctgcattttccctgtggcgaGGTAgtgtagagttgtcacaaccttgatgtccaatgttattgggttgtttctgtttgttggagTGACTGCATCAATGACTAGCTCTACTATCATCATAAAACTCTTGTGATTAAGCGATCCCTTTTTAAAAGCACAGTTTCATTAAATCTGAAATGTTGACCTGATTATGAGGCGGTTTTccggcagcagcccttttaggattgtttgtgatttggtcttagtgacaTAAGAGTCCTCTTGATTTctaacttttcacagatttaggatctggttttagcactaaaacgctttgtgaaatacaCTTAGACCTCAAATTAGGACATGTCCATTGTTTTTAAGAGTTTCTCCTAAATTAGCAAGTTAagagctacttttagcctttGGGTGCTTTGGGAATACGGCTCCAGATCTTCATCTAAACCCTCATAACATAAGTGAAACTAATTcaataaataacagaaaaataacattaaaacctAATTtaatccccccccaaaaaaggtaTGCCATATTGATCAATCAGCGCAATAAACTGTATTCAAATAGTGAAAAGTTTGTCCTATGTTCTTTGCCTACacttggttttgtttgtttgtgttctgttttcCCCAATACTAACTGAATGGTTAGTGACATTGACAGCTGTATATTTAGTTAACTCAATCCCTCTGaacttccctttccctctcAGCTTCATGATCGCCAACACTTTGTggagaacgatgacatgtactCGCTTCAGGATTTGATTGACATCTCCAGTGGTAGACTCAGCTGCTCTCTCACAGAGATCCACACTATGTTTGCCAAGCACATTAAACTGGACTGTGATGTAAGCTTCATATACATTTCTTTACTCATGAACAATAAATATTGGAACATAGGAAGTGTTGCTGGGAAGAAGACTGAGCAGTAGCCTGTGTTACTGATCAGCCCCTTGTCTCCTGATCTATCCCTTTCTGCAGCGGTGCCAGGCCAAAGGCTTTGTATGTGAGCTGTGTAAGGAGGGAGACATCCTCTTTCCCTTCGACAGCCACACGTCCGTGTGCCACGAATGCTCTGCTGTCTTCCACAGGTCAGTCTGCAGCCACATCAGCGCAGCAGTGGCTTTTTggattattttctatttaattccATGTAGTGAATGTAAATTGCTTGGTAACAATAGTTATTTAGCCAGCCAACTAGCATAGCTATTCTATACCCACTATAGCATTACTATACTTACCCACTATGCTTAGAAAAACAGTAATGAACACAAAACAGAAGACCTTTGACATTAGAAACATAACAGCTTGACGTCTTTGACCAATCATGTTAGAGTATTTAAGGATTGATAGGGTAAATCCATGTCTGCAGGTACATTATGTTGTGTTAAAGGTGAACCCCAAAGCAGGAAGTTTGAAATTTTGCCTCCTAAAATCCTGGTCATGTCAGGAATGGTGGGGTGGGACTTCAGGTAAGGGGACAAGAATCATCTGGAAATAATTAGTTTAGCCATTAGAACAGTATGCTGTAGGCATAGCCTACTCTAGTTTATTCCCTCCTCTTTTTGGTATGCTAGAGCAGGGACTTCTAGAGCAATTTTCTAAATTGTTGAAGTGGAGTCTGTTGCAGCTTAGCACCTACTAGTCTTCCTTAAGTCCACCAAGTGCTGTTACCGGCAGCGAAGCTAGCAAGCCAGCCTGTCCAAATTAGGTACTGAATATTCCAAATCAACAAGTTTCTTTATGAATGTTTTCTCCACTAATAGTTCAGATAATTCTGTGGAAGtgtcaaaatgtgtttgtgtgtgtgtatatattttaatcctAGTTTGTATTGCAAAAAAGGGGGATGAAAACGTATTATGTGCAAAATAATAATTGGTTGACACTTGGCACATTTCCTTTGTGCTGTTTCTCTATAGGGACTGTTACTATGACAACTCCACAACTTGTCCAAAATGTACCCGGATGACAGAACGCAAGAACGACGATCCACCAGATCCGAAAGATGCATAGCCCTGGCGGTCCGACCCTGTCACTG is from Esox lucius isolate fEsoLuc1 chromosome 2, fEsoLuc1.pri, whole genome shotgun sequence and encodes:
- the def8 gene encoding differentially expressed in FDCP 8 homolog isoform X1 translates to MEYHERPASFRQARLNPFDRGEEEGGPLGDKTPPRHEMRPDLFSERRSQTSDRAMDLGLAEDHFSRPVGSFVASDIEQLKMAIEECKRLILELPEHSERQKDTVVKLIHLRLKLQELKDPEEDEPNLRVLLEHRFSKEKSKSVKQNCDKCSTIIWGLIQTWYTCTGCYYRCHSKCLNLINKPCVRSKVSHQSEYELSICPEIGLDRQDYRCAECRTPVSLRGVPSEARQCDYTGQYYCSTCHWNDTAVIPARVIHNWDFEPRKVCRSSMRYLALMIPRPVLKLREVNPLLFNFVEELVEIRKLRQDILLMKPYFITCKEAMEARLLLQLHDRQHFVENDDMYSLQDLIDISSGRLSCSLTEIHTMFAKHIKLDCDRCQAKGFVCELCKEGDILFPFDSHTSVCHECSAVFHRDCYYDNSTTCPKCTRMTERKNDDPPDPKDA
- the def8 gene encoding differentially expressed in FDCP 8 homolog isoform X2, encoding MMSSEVYAEMRPDLFSERRSQTSDRAMDLGLAEDHFSRPVGSFVASDIEQLKMAIEECKRLILELPEHSERQKDTVVKLIHLRLKLQELKDPEEDEPNLRVLLEHRFSKEKSKSVKQNCDKCSTIIWGLIQTWYTCTGCYYRCHSKCLNLINKPCVRSKVSHQSEYELSICPEIGLDRQDYRCAECRTPVSLRGVPSEARQCDYTGQYYCSTCHWNDTAVIPARVIHNWDFEPRKVCRSSMRYLALMIPRPVLKLREVNPLLFNFVEELVEIRKLRQDILLMKPYFITCKEAMEARLLLQLHDRQHFVENDDMYSLQDLIDISSGRLSCSLTEIHTMFAKHIKLDCDRCQAKGFVCELCKEGDILFPFDSHTSVCHECSAVFHRDCYYDNSTTCPKCTRMTERKNDDPPDPKDA